Within the Leptospira licerasiae serovar Varillal str. VAR 010 genome, the region CATGGCTGGACTTTGATTTTCCCTTCACTTTTACTTTGCCTAATTTTTTAAAGGAATACTTTCGGCGATTCTTCAACTTGCGGTATGTACTTTCGCTAAGTAGAAGGTTCGCATGAAACTCCTTAGTAAGTCCTTCGATACGAGAAGCAAGATTGACCGCGTCGGAGATCACTGTCCCGTCCATTCTTTCTTCTTCTCCAATCGTTCCAAGCATCAACGTACCTGTATGAAGACCGATACCGATCTGTATCGGCTCATAATGTCGATCCATCCTGGATTGGTTTAGATTCTCAAGCTCTCGGAGCATTTCCATCGCAGCATCCAATGCCTGATCCGGCAAATTTGGGAAAAGCGCCATAATCCCATCGCCCAGATACTTATCCACGAAACCTCCGTGTTTACGAATAATCGGCCCCATTTTTCTCATATAAGAATTCAGGAAGTCGAAATTGTCTTTAGGAGTCATCTTCTCGGAAAGTTGAGTAAAGGATCTAATATCCGAAAACAGGATGGTCATCTCTCTTTGGACCTGATCTCCCAATCCGATCTCTGTGATATTGCTTTTATTTAAAAATTTCAGAAAAGCCAAAGGAACAAATCTACTGTAGGCCTTGTTCACTTCCAACAGGTTATCGGATAGGCGTTCTATATACAAGAATGCCTGAGAAAAACGGAATGAAAGCAAATAGGACTGCACGAATATAAAAACGAATAATCCTAAAGGAAGATAATATCCCGTATTTACCACCGCCTGAGAATATAAACTATCGTTGATAGCTGCAGCAGTTAATGCGATCATCCCGGCGATTGCCATCAGGGAACCTTCTGCTCCGTTTTTAACTAACCGAACTAAAACGAAAAAAATCCACAAGATCGCGAAAATTAAAAATATCTGAAATGGGATCAAAGTATGAGTATAGATACTCGCAGGAGTGATCACTACCGTTGCGGATACGATCAGATTGAATGCTATGAAAAACTTTTTTAGTTTCGCTGAAAATGAATGCGGATACAAAGCATCTAGATAATAAATGAAGAATGGAACAGCTAAGTAGAATGAAATATATTCCAGTTTGTTAAAAAATTCCCAAGGCAGATGAGGGAATTTTTGGATCAAAAATCTTTCTCCGGTTACGAATATCCTAAGACAGATACTAGCGCAAAATGCCCCGAAAAATAATCCGGTCATGTCCCTTCTTCTTAAAGAATACAGACCGAAATGATATAATGCCATTATGATAATACTTCCGAACAAGAACATCTCGCTGAAAGAATTATTATCCCTAAAGTTCAGAAGATCAGCTTCGGTTCCCATCCGTAAGGATTCCCAAAGTCCGCCCTTATAATGATCAAAGTTCGAGATCTCTACCTGAAGTAACATTTCTTTGTTTGGCTGCCCGATAGAAACATAAAGAGGAAGATATTGAGGACGAGATGAATTTTGGTCGGGCCCTACCACTCCGTTTCCCATGATCTTCTTCCCATCCAAATAAATAGAAGCGGCAGTTCCGGCTCCTTGGAAATGTATCATGAGCCTTCCTTGATTTTGGCCCGGAATAATTTTTAAAGTATAAGTACCGTATCCGAACGCCATCAAAGGATTCATTCCTTGCAGCTTAGGGATTTGATTCCAGTTGCCCGGAATATTCACTATATGAGATTGAGCGTCCTTAGGTCCAAGATCCGGCCTGGACACCGCAAGTTTCATCCATTGGAATTTCCACTCTCCATCCAATTTTACGATCCCGTCTTCCCCAAAGTTCCAATCTCTCAGATCCAAAACTCCGTTCTCTGCAAGTGGAGAAATTTTAGGAGAAGTTTTGTTTCGGCAGGAGAATAACGTAAGAACCAGAAATAGAACGAGTGGTATAACTTTCAGAAATTTCATATGGCTTTGATTCGAGATTAGACGATGAGTGTCTCTGTTTTCCTCGGATCGGAAGATGAATTTCCCGGTCCTTCTGCGGAAAGCGGGAGCAATACTAATCAGATTCCCAAATCTATTAAATAAGAAATTTAGAAATTCCGAAGCATTTTTGAAAAATTTTTCCTGCGAGAATCAATAACTCTCGTTCGATGAAAAGTGTCAAAGGGTCCCCGGACAAAACATCCGGGAATTTTATATGTTAGAATTTTTGTAAGAAGGTCTCCAGAATATTTCGGAATTCTTCCGGCTGGTCCATTTGCA harbors:
- a CDS encoding adenylate/guanylate cyclase domain-containing protein; the protein is MKFLKVIPLVLFLVLTLFSCRNKTSPKISPLAENGVLDLRDWNFGEDGIVKLDGEWKFQWMKLAVSRPDLGPKDAQSHIVNIPGNWNQIPKLQGMNPLMAFGYGTYTLKIIPGQNQGRLMIHFQGAGTAASIYLDGKKIMGNGVVGPDQNSSRPQYLPLYVSIGQPNKEMLLQVEISNFDHYKGGLWESLRMGTEADLLNFRDNNSFSEMFLFGSIIIMALYHFGLYSLRRRDMTGLFFGAFCASICLRIFVTGERFLIQKFPHLPWEFFNKLEYISFYLAVPFFIYYLDALYPHSFSAKLKKFFIAFNLIVSATVVITPASIYTHTLIPFQIFLIFAILWIFFVLVRLVKNGAEGSLMAIAGMIALTAAAINDSLYSQAVVNTGYYLPLGLFVFIFVQSYLLSFRFSQAFLYIERLSDNLLEVNKAYSRFVPLAFLKFLNKSNITEIGLGDQVQREMTILFSDIRSFTQLSEKMTPKDNFDFLNSYMRKMGPIIRKHGGFVDKYLGDGIMALFPNLPDQALDAAMEMLRELENLNQSRMDRHYEPIQIGIGLHTGTLMLGTIGEEERMDGTVISDAVNLASRIEGLTKEFHANLLLSESTYRKLKNRRKYSFKKLGKVKVKGKSKSSHVYEVLG